A stretch of Polypterus senegalus isolate Bchr_013 chromosome 3, ASM1683550v1, whole genome shotgun sequence DNA encodes these proteins:
- the LOC120526666 gene encoding vasopressin V1b receptor-like — MNASHRSSEALSTSTTELLRYSIYTISPSPRRNATFLLTRDEDLALAEVCVLATILAVASIGNLGVALIIRQRRRKMSRMNLFILHLALTDLVVAVFQVLPQMIWEVTYRFYGTDLICKAVKYCQVLSMFASTYMLITMTYDRYLAVCHPLKTIQQASNQTYLMIAATWLFSAILSIPQLFIFSMREVDKGTGVYDCWAEFTFSWGVSAYVTWTTLSIFLIPMAILIFCYTLIINEICKNLKFKMKPLAQQEAGSVPVLASRVSSVHNISKAKIRTVKMTFIIVLTYIVCWAPFFSVQLWSVWDKNAPKEDSSNVAFTITMLLGSLSSCCNPWIYVMFNDHVLKEVKKYIICCQSCKPQLMRRESNNSLNSHRNAMMTKVSLCSSSSNSSNVKTAKISQALNDSTEDMATESVGM, encoded by the exons ATGAATGCATCACACAGGTCTTCAGAAGCACTGAGCACCTCCACCACTGAGCTTCTGCGCTATAGTATCTACACCATCTCACCGTCGCCTAGAAGGAATGCTACCTTTCTGCTGACACGTGATGAGGACCTTGCTTTGGCAGAGGTATGTGTGCTGGCTACCATCTTAGCCGTTGCATCTATTGGAAATTTGGGAGTAGCCCTAATTATTCGCCAGCGGAGAAGGAAGATGTCTCGGATGAACCTGTTCATATTGCATCTGGCTCTGACTGATTTAGTGGTGGCAGTTTTCCAGGTGCTCCCTCAGATGATCTGGGAGGTGACTTACAGATTCTATGGTACAGATCTCATTTGTAAGGCTGTAAAGTATTGCCAAGTTCTCAGCATGTTTGCCTCAACCTACATGCTCATCACCATGACCTATGACCGGTACCTCGCAGTGTGTCACCCACTCAAGACCATTCAGCAGGCAAGTAACCAGACATACTTAATGATTGCTGCCACCTGGCTCTTCAGTGCCATCCTCAGCATCCCACAGCTCTTCATCTTCTCCATGCGCGAAGTGGACAAAGGGACAGGAGTGTATGACTGCTGGGCCGAGTTCACCTTCAGCTGGGGTGTTAGTGCTTATGTCACATGGACAACCTTGTCCATATTCCTAATTCCCATGGCCATCTTGATCTTCTGCTACACCTTAATCATCAATGAgatctgcaaaaacctcaagttcaAAATGAAGCCTTTAGCACAGCAGGAAGCTGGCAGTGTTCCAGTTCTTGCATCCAGAGTGAGCAGCGTGCACAACATCTCTAAAGCCAAGATCCGGACGGTAAAGATGACTTTCATCATTGTCCTCACATATATAGTCTGCTGGGCTCCGTTCTTTAGTGTCCAGTTGTGGTCGGTTTGGGATAAGAATGCCCCTAAAGAAG ATTCATCCAACGTAGCCTTCACAATCACCATGCTGCTTGGCAGTCTGAGCAGCTGCTGCAATCCTTGGATCTATGTGATGTTTAATGACCATGTGCTAAAGGAGGTGAAGAAGTATATTATTTGCTGCCAGAGCTGCAAACCCCAGTTGATGAGACGGGAATCCAATAATAGTCTCAATAGCCATAGGAATGCCATGATGACGAAAGTTAGCTTGTGCAGCagtagcagcaacagcagcaatgTGAAAACAGCAAAGATATCACAGGCCTTGAATGACTCAACTGAAGATATGGCCACAGAGTCTGTGGGGATGTGA